Genomic segment of Candidatus Chlorohelix allophototropha:
AAAGCCGCTTTTTCCTGATTGCGTCGCTCGATTTCGGGCAAGCCACCGATGCTCAATAGCCATTTCACCACCAAACCGTTCACATAAATTGCAAAAGCGGAAGGGGTATTAAACAGCGATTCTTTTTCTGCCATCAAGCGATAATCCAGCATTGAGGGCAGATTCTTTGGTACTCGCGCTAACAGGTCTTCGCGCACAATCACAAGGGTTGTCCCCGCGATACCGGCATTTTTCTGCGCACCACCGTAAAGCATTGCATATTTGGTGATATCAAGCGGGCGACTCAAAATATCCGAGGAAGCATCACACAGCAACGAAACGTCGCCTACTTCTGGTTCTACAAGGGATTGTGTTCCGTAGATAGTATTATTTGAAGTGAAATGTGCATAAGCATCTTGTGGGTCAATCTGAATTTCGTTCTGGGTAGGTACACGGGTAAAATTCTCGGATTCGGTGCTGGCAGCAACCCGCGCTTTGCCGAGTTTTAGCGCCTCTTTGTAAGCGGTTTGCGCCCAAACGCCGCTAATAATATAGGAGGCTTCTGCTCCGGCAGGCAAAAAATTCATAGGAATCATAGAAAATTGCAAGCTTGCGCCACCTTGCAAATACAACACCTTATAGTTAGCGGGGATATTCAGTAAGGTGCGCAAATCTGCTTCGGCAGTATGGATGATTCCCTCAAAAGGTGCGCTGCGATGGCTCATTTCCATTACAGACATACCTGCTCCGGGGTAGGAAAGCAGATCACGCTGAACTTGCTCCAACACTTCCAACGGCAATACCGCAGGACCTGCAGAAAAGTTATAGATGCGCTCAACCTTAGTTTCTTTTACGGTCTGTGTCATTTTTTTGACCTCATTTAGTAAAATAATAGCAAATTCCGGCTTTGCGACATTATAACACAGCGTTGGGTGTGGAATTTCTGGTAAGATTAGCGTTTTGTGATAATTTTCGCATAGTTTTTAAACTGCAAGTTTTGCAGCTACGATACCGCTAATATTATTCAGATTGTGCAGTGATTTTGTTTTATTTGAAAAATACAGGGGTTAGTTACCTTCGAGAAATTTTATTTGAATGGGGCTACCGTTAGGCAAGTCGCGGATTTGTCGTGCCAAATTAGCGCGTGATTTCATTCCTGCCACCATATTCTCGCTGTAAAAATTCGTAAGCTCGTACTTACCCCCCGCCACGAATGGAACTAGAGGTAAGATACGGTGGTCTGCCAGCAAACGTCCTTTTCTATTCTGCCATTCGTGTGCAAAGATATACCCGGTTTCATATTCGTAGTCACTGAGTAGCAAGCCCGCCCACTCTTCCAAGCTGGAAGATATTTGTACACTATCGCCCGTTTCGGGATTAAAACGCCAGACGTAGCCATCTTTTAAACCAAATTGCTCGCCGAAAGCATCCTGCGCGAAAAAAAGAAAGCCCTCTGCCATATCACTGTACTCACTTCGCCAGAGTGTTTCACTATTCCAACGTTGCAAGTTATAAGTGTGAAGGGTATTGCCCACCGGGAAAACATGTAGCGCACTTTCAAAGGCAAAAAAGCCGTTCTTTTGCAGACACAACCCGGCAAACTCGGCACTTAAAGTTCCGGCTTGCTGAGCAATATCTTCGGGGAAATCGATTAGATACGCGCCGAGCGGATCGCTTCCAAATTCGAGCAATTTTTGAAGATTATTTCCCATGTTGCGCCTCAGTTAATAATTTTGAACTGCCCATGAGAGCTAGTAAGCCTCACTCATAGCTCTCCCATGCCGTATGCTCAGGGATTACGTAACCTTGTAAGCGATAGAGCGAACCCGCGCCATCCACTTTTAAAGTCTCGCCGGAGATAAAGGCGGCGGCAGGCGAAAGCAAAAAGGTGACAGCGGCAGCAACTTCGCGCTCAGTACCCATTCGCCGCGCCGGAATATCGCGGGGCAGTTGCTGGATCAGCGTTTGCACCTCCGGGGGGTATTTCGACATGCCGCTGGAATTGATCAAGCCGGGCGCAACCGCATTGACGCGAATTGCATAGTGTGCCCATTCCAGCGCCAGCGTTTGCGTCAGGTTCACCACACCCGCCCGCGCCGCCCCAGTGTGCGCCATATTGGGAAAGCCACGCCACATATCTGCCACAATATTGACGATTGCGCCACCGTGTTCTTTCATCCAAACGTGGTGTGCTGCCTTACACATAAAGAAAGTTCCGGTCAGGTTGGTTTCAATAACGGCGTTCCAACCTTTAACATTAATCGCTTCGGCAGGAGAAAGAAATTGCCCGCCTGCATTGTTCACCAGCGCATCCAAACGCCCGCACTTTTGCAGAGTCTGCGCGAACAATTGCTTAACCCGTTCTTCGTCACGAATATTGCATACAGCAGAGTGAGCTTTACCGCCATCCGCTTCAATTTCCGCTTTTACTGTATCCAATTTTTCTAAAGTGCGCCCGCAAATTATCACTGTCGCGCCTAATACTGCCAGTTCACGAGCAATCGAGCGTCCAATACCGCTACCACCGCCCGATACCAGTATTACCTGACCTTCGAAAAGCCCCTCGCGAAAAATTGAACGTAGCATCCCTTGCGCTATCTCCTCTTAGAAATACAGTTACCTTTGCAGTATAAGCTAATTCGACTTATTATATCCCCGTAATGGTCTAAGTGACACCACAGAACGGAGTAAACATTGGCACAAGTAGCGATAGCCGGAGCAGGAATGGGTGGTTTGGCAACCGCAATCAGATTGGCAGCAGCCGGGCACAAAGTTCAAATCTTTGAAAAAAACGAGCAAGTAGGCGGCAAGCTCAACTTGCTAGAAAAAGGCGGCTATCGCTGGGACACGGGTCCCTCACTGATCACCATGCCATTTGTATATGAAGACCTGTTCAGAGTAGCCGGACGTGATTTCAAAGACTATGTAGAACTTGTCCCGGTAGAACCTATCACGCGCTATTTCTACCCCGATGGAGCAATTTTTGATGCCAGCGATAGCCTCGCCACCATGACAGCCGCTATCGAAAAACTCAGCCCGCCGGATGTAGCGAACTATTATAAGTATATGGCTTACAGTCGCCGCCTATACGACCTAACCGCCGAGGTGTTCTTATTCAACGGCTTTAATAACTTGCGCGACCTGCGCCAGATGAGCCTGCCAAATACTTTCAAGATTGACCCCTTCCGCACGGTGCATCAAGCCAACACCGCTTTTTTCAAGGATAAGCGGTTGGTACAGCTTTTCGATCGCTACGCCACTTACAACGGTTCTTCACCCTATCGCGCGCCAGCCACCCTGAACGTAATACCCTTCGTGGAATTGGGGTTGGGTGGTTGGTATGTGCGGGGTGGCTTGTACAAGTTGGCACAGGCATATTTGAAACTAGCGCAGGAGTTAGGGGTAGAAGTGCGTACCGGGGCAAAGGTAGAGCATATCCTGACCTGTAAAGGCAAAGTGTCAGGGCTGCGCTTGGAAAGAGGCGAGGAAATAGCAGCAGAAGTGGTTATCTCCAATACGGATGTGAGCTACACTAACCGTCACTTGCTAGGGCAAAAACGCGAAGGCTGGCGCAAATACACCGGGATAGAGCCAAGTTGCAGCGGTTTTGTGTTATTTCTAGGATTAAAGCGGCAATATAAGCAATTGCGCCATCACAATATTTTGTTCAGCCGCGACTACCAGAATGAGTTCGCCGATATTTTCGAGCGCAAAGTACCCCCGCAAGACCCTACCATTTACATCTGCTGGACAGGGCACACCGACCCAGCACATGCCCCACCGGGTAGCAGCAACCTGTTCGTGCTGGTCAATGCTCCCTATTTATCGGAAAATTTTGAGTGGACTCCAACCGCTTCAAAAACTTATCGCGACTTGCTCATCCGCCGGATGCAAGAAGGTGGTTTAGAAGGGCTTGAAACAGCGATCGAGGTTGAGCAACTAATAACCCCGCACGACTTAGAACAGCACTATAACGCTACACATGGCGCAATTTACGGACTAAGCAGCAACAACCGTTTCAGTGCCTTCCTCCGCCCACCTAACCGCTCTTCAAAGCTAAAAGGGTTGTATTACGCCGGAGGCAGCACCCATCCCGGCGGCGGGGTGCCGTTGGTAACGTTATCAGCCAAAATTGTGGCAAAATTGGTTGAACAAGACTTGCGCTAAAGGGTGCCGAACGTATAAGTGTTGTCTTTTATGTCTAAAAATTGTAAAATGTGGAAGATAAAAACGCTAAAAGGGGATTTTTAGGTATTCCAGCTTATACATGCAACTTTGCTTGTCTGTTATAATAGCCCGGCAACATAAAGTTCAGTAAACGGGTAACCTATCTCAAGAATCTAAAGTGATGGAGGAAGTACACTTAAAATGGCAACAACCGTATCGGTTAACGGCGCAAACGTACAAAAATCCACCTGGGCTACCAAAGTTGGTCTAGCTCAAATGCTTAAAGGTGGCGTAATTATGGACGTGGTAACGCCGGATCAAGCTAAAATCGCCGAGGAAGCCGGCGCAGTAGCGGTAATGGCACTGGAGCGCGTTCCTGCCGACATCCGCAAACAGGGCGGCGTTGCCCGAATGAGCGACCCTGACCTGATTAGCAAAATCAAAGAATCGGTCACCATTCCGGTAATGGCGAAAGCACGCATCGGACATTTCGTAGAAGCGCAGATTCTGGAAGCGCTTGGCATCGACTATATTGATGAAAGCGAAGTGCTGACTCCCGCCGATGAAGAGTATCACATCAATAAACACGATTTCAAAATCCCTTATGTATGCGGTTGTCGCAATCTGGGTGAAGCGCTTCGTCGCATTGGAGAAGGCGCAGCCATGATTCGCACCAAAGGGGAAGCCGGAACCGGAAACGTGGTAGAAGCAGTGCGCCATATGCGCGCGGTAACCAGCGAAATTC
This window contains:
- the serC gene encoding 3-phosphoserine/phosphohydroxythreonine transaminase, producing MTQTVKETKVERIYNFSAGPAVLPLEVLEQVQRDLLSYPGAGMSVMEMSHRSAPFEGIIHTAEADLRTLLNIPANYKVLYLQGGASLQFSMIPMNFLPAGAEASYIISGVWAQTAYKEALKLGKARVAASTESENFTRVPTQNEIQIDPQDAYAHFTSNNTIYGTQSLVEPEVGDVSLLCDASSDILSRPLDITKYAMLYGGAQKNAGIAGTTLVIVREDLLARVPKNLPSMLDYRLMAEKESLFNTPSAFAIYVNGLVVKWLLSIGGLPEIERRNQEKAALLYAAIDASGGFYRGHSQLTSRSLMNVTFRLPSEELEKKFVKESTAIGLDGLKGHRSVGGLRASIYNAFPKEGVEALVAFMKDFQAKNG
- a CDS encoding SMI1/KNR4 family protein; the protein is MGNNLQKLLEFGSDPLGAYLIDFPEDIAQQAGTLSAEFAGLCLQKNGFFAFESALHVFPVGNTLHTYNLQRWNSETLWRSEYSDMAEGFLFFAQDAFGEQFGLKDGYVWRFNPETGDSVQISSSLEEWAGLLLSDYEYETGYIFAHEWQNRKGRLLADHRILPLVPFVAGGKYELTNFYSENMVAGMKSRANLARQIRDLPNGSPIQIKFLEGN
- a CDS encoding SDR family oxidoreductase, giving the protein MLRSIFREGLFEGQVILVSGGGSGIGRSIARELAVLGATVIICGRTLEKLDTVKAEIEADGGKAHSAVCNIRDEERVKQLFAQTLQKCGRLDALVNNAGGQFLSPAEAINVKGWNAVIETNLTGTFFMCKAAHHVWMKEHGGAIVNIVADMWRGFPNMAHTGAARAGVVNLTQTLALEWAHYAIRVNAVAPGLINSSGMSKYPPEVQTLIQQLPRDIPARRMGTEREVAAAVTFLLSPAAAFISGETLKVDGAGSLYRLQGYVIPEHTAWESYE
- a CDS encoding phytoene desaturase family protein, with amino-acid sequence MAQVAIAGAGMGGLATAIRLAAAGHKVQIFEKNEQVGGKLNLLEKGGYRWDTGPSLITMPFVYEDLFRVAGRDFKDYVELVPVEPITRYFYPDGAIFDASDSLATMTAAIEKLSPPDVANYYKYMAYSRRLYDLTAEVFLFNGFNNLRDLRQMSLPNTFKIDPFRTVHQANTAFFKDKRLVQLFDRYATYNGSSPYRAPATLNVIPFVELGLGGWYVRGGLYKLAQAYLKLAQELGVEVRTGAKVEHILTCKGKVSGLRLERGEEIAAEVVISNTDVSYTNRHLLGQKREGWRKYTGIEPSCSGFVLFLGLKRQYKQLRHHNILFSRDYQNEFADIFERKVPPQDPTIYICWTGHTDPAHAPPGSSNLFVLVNAPYLSENFEWTPTASKTYRDLLIRRMQEGGLEGLETAIEVEQLITPHDLEQHYNATHGAIYGLSSNNRFSAFLRPPNRSSKLKGLYYAGGSTHPGGGVPLVTLSAKIVAKLVEQDLR
- the pdxS gene encoding pyridoxal 5'-phosphate synthase lyase subunit PdxS, with product MATTVSVNGANVQKSTWATKVGLAQMLKGGVIMDVVTPDQAKIAEEAGAVAVMALERVPADIRKQGGVARMSDPDLISKIKESVTIPVMAKARIGHFVEAQILEALGIDYIDESEVLTPADEEYHINKHDFKIPYVCGCRNLGEALRRIGEGAAMIRTKGEAGTGNVVEAVRHMRAVTSEIRRIKSMGSDELMVVAKNLQAPYELIVQIHETGKLPVVNFAAGGIATPADAALMMQLGAEGVFVGSGIFKSGDPAKRARAIVQATTHYNNPKIIAEVSRDLGEAMVGIEISQIPRDQVLAERGW